From Rhodobium gokarnense, the proteins below share one genomic window:
- a CDS encoding PepSY domain-containing protein: MIRKFVLPLALAAATGLAAASAEASDDGDEMAASTPRAEWMSVDAIAAKLKAKGYTVSEIEAERHGYEVEMTSADGMRVKAYLDPMTGEPMQRRGDDD; this comes from the coding sequence ATGATCCGCAAGTTTGTTCTGCCCCTCGCCCTTGCCGCCGCCACCGGCCTTGCGGCCGCCAGCGCCGAGGCCTCCGACGACGGCGACGAGATGGCCGCGTCCACGCCGCGCGCGGAGTGGATGAGCGTCGATGCTATCGCCGCAAAGCTGAAGGCGAAGGGTTACACGGTCAGCGAGATCGAAGCCGAGCGCCACGGCTACGAGGTGGAGATGACCAGCGCCGACGGCATGCGCGTCAAGGCCTATCTCGACCCGATGACCGGTGAGCCGATGCAGCGCCGGGGCGACGACGACTGA
- a CDS encoding PepSY domain-containing protein has protein sequence MKRLIPPFLLLAALAAVPAAIGLPAIADSDHHEERDHDEARAALRRGDVLPLIRILEIVGDKLGGRVIEVEFERRHEGYVYELEVLGEGGRLREVKVDAATGRILSRGGEDD, from the coding sequence ATGAAACGCCTGATTCCGCCCTTTCTGCTCCTTGCCGCGCTCGCCGCCGTCCCGGCCGCCATCGGTCTTCCGGCCATCGCCGACAGCGACCATCATGAGGAGCGCGACCACGACGAGGCGCGCGCCGCCCTTCGGCGCGGCGACGTGCTGCCGCTCATCCGCATCCTTGAAATCGTCGGCGACAAGCTCGGCGGGCGGGTCATCGAGGTGGAGTTCGAGCGCCGCCACGAGGGCTATGTCTACGAGCTGGAAGTGCTCGGCGAGGGCGGCCGGCTGCGCGAGGTGAAGGTCGATGCGGCGACCGGCCGGATCCTGTCGCGCGGCGGGGAGGACGACTGA